A portion of the Limosilactobacillus reuteri genome contains these proteins:
- the guaB gene encoding IMP dehydrogenase translates to MSNWDTKFAKKGLTFDDVLLIPAESHVLPNEVDLSTQLADNLKLHIPLISAGMDTVTEGPMAIAMALQGGLGVVHKNMSIQAQAGEVANVKSVVVPAGATKAAVDDNNRLLVAAAVGVTSDTFERAEALLKAGADAIVIDTAHGHSAGVLRKIAEIREHFPDATLIAGNVATGEATRALFDAGVDVVKVGIGPGSICTTRVVAGVGVPQITAIYDAASVAREYNKPIIADGGIKYSGDVVKALAAGGNAVMLGSMLSGTTEAPGEVFEDNSKKYKAYRGMGSVGAMAQAHGSSDRYFQGGVNEANKLVPEGIEARVEYKGDVSDIIFQIDGGLRSGMGYVGAGDIPTLIEKAQFVQITNAGLIESHPHDVQITRSAPNYK, encoded by the coding sequence ATGTCAAATTGGGACACGAAATTTGCCAAGAAGGGCTTAACCTTCGATGATGTATTACTTATTCCAGCCGAAAGTCATGTATTACCAAATGAAGTTGACTTGAGTACACAGTTAGCTGATAATTTGAAGCTTCATATTCCATTGATTAGTGCCGGAATGGATACTGTTACTGAAGGACCAATGGCGATTGCAATGGCCTTACAAGGTGGTTTAGGGGTTGTTCACAAAAACATGTCAATCCAAGCCCAAGCAGGAGAAGTAGCTAATGTAAAGAGCGTAGTCGTACCTGCAGGCGCAACTAAGGCTGCTGTTGATGATAATAATCGATTATTAGTTGCTGCAGCGGTGGGGGTTACTAGTGATACTTTTGAACGTGCTGAGGCCCTTTTGAAGGCGGGCGCAGATGCAATCGTTATCGATACAGCTCATGGACATTCAGCAGGTGTTCTTCGTAAGATCGCGGAAATTCGCGAACACTTCCCAGACGCAACCTTAATCGCTGGTAATGTTGCTACTGGTGAAGCTACTCGCGCCTTGTTTGATGCTGGTGTTGACGTTGTAAAGGTTGGTATCGGTCCTGGTTCAATTTGTACTACTCGGGTGGTCGCTGGAGTTGGTGTTCCACAAATTACTGCTATTTATGACGCTGCTAGTGTTGCTCGTGAATATAACAAGCCAATTATCGCTGATGGAGGTATTAAGTACTCTGGTGACGTTGTAAAAGCTCTTGCTGCTGGTGGTAATGCAGTAATGCTCGGTAGTATGCTTTCTGGTACGACGGAAGCACCTGGCGAAGTTTTTGAAGACAATAGCAAGAAGTACAAGGCTTATCGTGGAATGGGTTCGGTTGGTGCAATGGCTCAAGCACATGGTTCCTCCGACCGTTACTTCCAAGGTGGGGTAAATGAAGCCAATAAGCTTGTTCCAGAAGGTATTGAAGCTCGGGTAGAATACAAGGGCGATGTTTCTGATATTATTTTCCAAATTGATGGTGGCCTTCGCTCAGGAATGGGTTATGTTGGTGCTGGTGATATTCCAACCCTAATTGAAAAAGCTCAATTTGTCCAAATTACCAATGCAGGACTTATCGAGTCACACCCTCATGATGTCCAAATTACTCGTAGTGCACCTAACTATAAATAA
- a CDS encoding response regulator transcription factor: MKILVVDDDKEIVQLLEIYIRNEGYEPISAYDGKEALIKLNTNPDIGLIILDLMMPEIDGMDVIKRVRKDSDIPILVLSAKTADMDKIQGLITGADDYVTKPFNPLEVMARVKSLLRRSQGEVTNDQPDILNVGPLLINKDSHEVKTIKGDVIQLTALEFGILYLLASHPNRVFSADDIFERVWQQESVVSAKTVMVHVSHLRDKIEEATNGEKVIQTVWGVGYKVEDH, translated from the coding sequence ATGAAAATTCTAGTTGTTGATGATGATAAAGAAATTGTTCAATTACTTGAAATTTACATCCGAAATGAAGGATATGAGCCAATTTCTGCTTATGACGGAAAAGAAGCATTAATAAAGCTAAATACTAATCCTGATATTGGTCTGATTATTCTTGACTTAATGATGCCAGAAATCGATGGAATGGATGTAATTAAGCGGGTGCGGAAAGATTCTGATATTCCAATTTTAGTGCTTTCAGCTAAGACGGCAGATATGGATAAGATACAAGGTCTAATCACTGGGGCGGACGATTATGTTACTAAGCCATTTAATCCGCTCGAAGTAATGGCACGAGTTAAATCATTACTTCGTCGGAGCCAAGGAGAAGTGACAAATGATCAACCGGATATTCTTAATGTTGGTCCATTATTAATCAATAAAGATTCTCACGAGGTTAAGACGATTAAAGGGGATGTAATTCAATTAACAGCCCTTGAATTTGGTATCTTATATTTACTTGCCAGTCACCCTAACCGTGTTTTCTCAGCAGATGATATTTTTGAGCGGGTATGGCAACAAGAAAGTGTCGTATCAGCTAAAACAGTCATGGTTCACGTGAGTCATTTACGGGATAAAATTGAAGAAGCAACTAACGGTGAAAAGGTTATTCAAACTGTGTGGGGTGTTGGTTATAAGGTGGAAGACCACTAA
- a CDS encoding sensor histidine kinase, with product MKLTGREKSSLILEGVVTVILLLLLNMAIIVIIQDAIQSNPGVTNGIFMIKQSLKIGPLQAQIWSYQRILIAFLVIIDVWVVWWRLRRRYHLYQMDHIIAELHYIAQGHLDHRIPFRLKGNQQHVITSVNALVDSAVRSMDDERKIEKSKDELITNVSHDLRTPLTSIIGYLGLIEDKQYRSEEDILKYTHTAYEKAKQMKTLVDDLFEYTKVQQHGAPVNIMKLDLNQLIEQLTASFELEAQHRGIEITSSVIPSPLMIEADPEKLGRVFNNLVSNAFKYGNGASYIRIDARQENDMVVVKVANDGTPIPEKALDHLFERFYRAEASRSRATGGTGLGLAIVKSIVDLHHGSVKVTSNEDETAFIVTLPLKQEIKENNQK from the coding sequence GTGAAGTTAACGGGGCGTGAAAAGAGTTCGCTTATTTTAGAAGGGGTAGTAACGGTTATTCTATTGTTATTGCTGAATATGGCGATTATCGTAATTATTCAAGATGCCATTCAGTCAAATCCGGGAGTAACCAATGGAATCTTTATGATTAAGCAATCATTGAAGATTGGCCCGCTTCAAGCACAAATATGGAGCTATCAGCGGATCTTAATTGCCTTTTTAGTAATTATTGATGTGTGGGTGGTATGGTGGCGATTGCGTCGCCGATACCACCTTTATCAAATGGATCATATTATCGCGGAATTACACTATATTGCGCAAGGACATTTGGATCATCGGATTCCATTTCGGCTAAAAGGAAATCAACAGCATGTTATTACTAGTGTAAATGCATTAGTTGATAGCGCGGTGCGTTCAATGGATGATGAACGGAAGATTGAGAAGTCAAAAGATGAGCTGATTACTAATGTAAGCCATGATTTACGGACGCCATTGACTAGTATTATTGGCTACTTGGGATTGATTGAAGATAAGCAATATCGTAGTGAGGAAGATATTCTAAAATACACCCATACTGCTTATGAGAAGGCTAAACAAATGAAGACCTTGGTCGACGATTTGTTTGAATATACAAAAGTTCAGCAACATGGGGCACCAGTAAATATTATGAAACTCGATCTTAATCAGTTAATTGAACAGTTAACGGCAAGTTTTGAATTAGAAGCCCAGCATCGCGGAATCGAAATTACTTCCTCAGTTATTCCTAGTCCTTTAATGATTGAGGCGGATCCGGAGAAGCTTGGTCGAGTTTTTAATAATTTAGTTTCAAATGCCTTTAAATATGGCAATGGCGCAAGTTACATTCGGATCGATGCCCGGCAAGAAAATGATATGGTGGTCGTCAAAGTTGCTAATGATGGCACACCAATTCCTGAAAAAGCACTTGATCACCTATTTGAGCGTTTCTACCGCGCGGAAGCTTCCCGTTCACGAGCTACTGGTGGAACGGGATTAGGTTTAGCGATTGTCAAAAGCATTGTTGATCTTCATCATGGGAGCGTCAAGGTTACTTCAAATGAAGACGAAACAGCATTTATTGTCACATTACCTTTAAAACAAGAAATTAAAGAAAACAACCAAAAATGA
- a CDS encoding AzlC family ABC transporter permease, with protein MAKAQINPERTRWLEVLGVSMPLCLSYIPIGLACGILLHAAGLNFIMILLVSVLVFSGGAQFILASLLASNAPLGTIFISLFFLELRYALLGSSLSKYIKDKSARFILIFSASMNDENYAVNYMKFVTDKKWDPDDALLVEYYSLAAWSISNVVGGLIGGAISIDLEVVDFALTALFLYMIVMQVQNHLTLVIGILAAVLGVYFQALTKSTLGIIIATLIASFVGFLIENTVRHHSKHPNSNWFLTKMFRPKITKTTIEDKQAQQKEVKEVEKLETKIEDVVEHHDEKHEEKKHDDQHPDEG; from the coding sequence GTGGCTAAAGCACAAATAAATCCAGAAAGGACACGCTGGCTTGAGGTGCTTGGTGTCTCAATGCCATTGTGTCTTAGTTATATTCCGATTGGATTGGCCTGTGGAATCTTGCTACACGCAGCAGGTTTAAACTTTATAATGATTTTATTGGTGTCGGTATTAGTGTTTTCTGGTGGGGCACAATTTATTCTAGCATCGTTATTAGCAAGTAACGCTCCATTAGGGACTATCTTTATCTCACTTTTCTTCTTGGAGTTACGATATGCATTGTTAGGATCGAGTTTATCTAAATATATTAAGGATAAATCAGCACGTTTCATTCTCATCTTTTCTGCATCAATGAACGATGAAAACTATGCTGTTAACTATATGAAGTTTGTAACTGATAAGAAATGGGATCCCGATGACGCGTTGTTAGTGGAGTATTATTCACTTGCAGCATGGTCAATTTCAAACGTGGTTGGTGGTTTGATTGGTGGTGCAATTTCGATTGACCTTGAAGTGGTTGATTTTGCATTAACTGCCTTATTCTTATATATGATCGTAATGCAGGTTCAAAACCACTTGACCCTAGTTATTGGTATTTTGGCAGCTGTTCTTGGTGTATACTTCCAGGCATTGACTAAAAGTACACTTGGGATTATTATTGCGACCTTAATTGCTTCCTTTGTTGGGTTCTTGATTGAAAATACAGTTCGTCACCATAGTAAGCATCCAAATTCGAACTGGTTCTTGACAAAAATGTTTAGGCCGAAGATCACAAAGACTACGATCGAGGATAAACAAGCGCAACAAAAAGAAGTTAAGGAAGTTGAAAAACTGGAAACTAAGATTGAAGATGTTGTTGAACACCATGATGAGAAACATGAAGAGAAAAAACATGATGATCAACATCCTGATGAGGGCTAG
- a CDS encoding AzlD domain-containing protein, giving the protein MEQLLSNKIVYHIMVIILAALAAFIPRYLPVLFFSTRKIPEWFNEWMKYVPVSLFATLVVKGIFLTGSYHFTLFGYPERIIAAVIVIVIAYFTRSMSISVIAGLVAVWLLSLAL; this is encoded by the coding sequence ATGGAGCAACTATTAAGTAATAAAATCGTTTACCATATTATGGTGATTATCTTGGCAGCTTTAGCGGCATTTATTCCCCGTTATCTACCAGTATTATTCTTCTCAACGCGAAAAATCCCAGAATGGTTTAATGAATGGATGAAATATGTCCCAGTTAGTTTATTTGCGACCCTGGTTGTAAAAGGGATCTTCTTAACTGGCTCTTATCATTTTACTTTATTCGGTTATCCAGAACGAATTATTGCAGCAGTGATCGTGATTGTGATTGCATACTTTACACGGTCAATGTCGATTTCAGTAATTGCTGGATTAGTTGCTGTTTGGCTTCTGAGTTTAGCGTTATAA
- a CDS encoding LysR family transcriptional regulator produces MDFKQTIAFVNLANTLDYQYAAKKSGITVDELVSTIKALEEELKIKLIRPEGGVVELTEIGAKILPLITEIAQKHAKLLSVVTDYRKKEAEEAIKVAVVPGFTNYQAAPVVKKLAQQHKMNIVEDVDPMAQLQQGESELVFISYAGKLPDDFEVLSVGTDDLVAYIPARNPLSKQKELTLTDLKAEKFLTLNHQNPFAVFVQQACTAAGFDPYSVFEGEKGRTLVNMVALGMGITLLMEQSISENLDSKVVKVPIVPQVTQKLAFVRRKNNVEQMPKAGKAMASSKRIFCKIEKRFDIFMNYAYYHK; encoded by the coding sequence TTGGATTTTAAGCAAACAATTGCATTTGTTAACCTTGCCAATACTTTGGATTATCAATATGCGGCAAAAAAATCAGGTATAACGGTTGATGAATTGGTTAGCACAATTAAAGCACTCGAAGAAGAGCTTAAGATCAAGCTTATTAGACCGGAAGGCGGCGTAGTTGAATTAACTGAAATCGGGGCAAAAATTTTACCATTGATCACTGAAATTGCTCAAAAACACGCTAAATTATTATCGGTGGTTACGGATTATCGAAAAAAGGAAGCAGAAGAAGCGATCAAAGTTGCTGTCGTCCCAGGCTTTACTAATTATCAAGCAGCTCCGGTTGTTAAAAAATTAGCCCAACAGCATAAAATGAATATTGTTGAAGATGTTGATCCAATGGCACAGCTACAACAAGGGGAAAGCGAGCTGGTATTTATTAGTTATGCTGGTAAACTTCCTGATGATTTTGAGGTGCTTTCAGTGGGAACTGATGATTTAGTAGCTTATATTCCAGCGCGGAATCCACTTTCTAAACAAAAGGAATTAACGCTTACAGATCTAAAAGCAGAAAAGTTCTTAACATTAAACCATCAAAATCCGTTTGCGGTCTTTGTTCAACAAGCTTGTACTGCGGCTGGATTTGACCCATATTCCGTTTTTGAAGGAGAAAAAGGAAGAACATTAGTAAATATGGTTGCCTTGGGGATGGGGATAACCTTGTTGATGGAACAATCAATAAGTGAAAACTTAGATAGCAAAGTGGTTAAAGTGCCAATCGTTCCCCAAGTTACCCAAAAACTTGCTTTTGTTCGTCGCAAAAATAATGTCGAACAGATGCCAAAGGCAGGAAAAGCTATGGCAAGCTCTAAAAGAATCTTTTGCAAAATAGAAAAAAGATTTGACATTTTCATGAACTACGCTTATTATCATAAATAA
- a CDS encoding aspartate carbamoyltransferase catalytic subunit: protein MISTERIQPNLVTVADMDAADAIDLIHEAQAYKAGKQAVLTAPAYAVNLFFENSTRTKTSFQMAQMKLETNVLEFEAGTSSVKKGESLYDTVKTMESIGVNVAVIRHPENEYYNQLLNHSDFKIGIVNGGDGSGQHPSQCLLDMMTINEEFGDFKGLKVLIIGDLSHSRVAHSNAMMLNRLGAEVYFAGPEKWYDPTLEQYGTFGDFDKLLPQMDVVNLLRVQNERLTTADGQAFDANQYHQAYGLTLERAAKMKQGAIIMHPAPVNRGVEIDSSLVEAPNSRIFQQMTNGVYTRMAILSRVLRYQGLM from the coding sequence ATGATTAGTACAGAAAGAATTCAACCAAATTTAGTAACAGTTGCCGACATGGATGCAGCAGATGCAATTGATTTAATTCATGAAGCCCAAGCATATAAAGCTGGAAAGCAAGCGGTTCTCACTGCACCTGCATACGCGGTTAACCTCTTCTTTGAAAACTCAACCCGAACGAAGACCAGTTTCCAAATGGCACAAATGAAGTTGGAGACGAATGTACTAGAATTCGAAGCGGGTACGAGTTCAGTGAAAAAAGGGGAAAGCCTCTATGACACTGTTAAGACAATGGAATCAATTGGTGTAAATGTTGCGGTAATCCGTCATCCTGAAAATGAATATTACAACCAATTGCTTAACCATTCAGACTTTAAGATCGGAATTGTAAATGGTGGTGATGGCAGCGGCCAGCACCCATCCCAATGTTTACTTGATATGATGACAATTAATGAAGAATTTGGCGATTTCAAGGGGTTAAAAGTACTAATTATTGGTGATCTTAGTCACTCCCGAGTAGCGCACTCAAATGCAATGATGCTTAATCGCTTAGGAGCAGAGGTTTACTTTGCTGGTCCGGAAAAATGGTATGATCCTACACTGGAACAATATGGAACTTTTGGTGACTTTGACAAATTGCTTCCTCAAATGGATGTAGTTAATTTACTACGAGTTCAAAATGAACGGTTAACGACTGCTGACGGTCAGGCTTTTGATGCTAATCAATATCACCAAGCTTATGGTTTAACTTTAGAACGGGCCGCAAAGATGAAGCAGGGTGCAATCATTATGCATCCAGCGCCAGTTAACCGGGGTGTTGAAATCGATAGCTCCCTTGTTGAAGCGCCTAATTCCCGCATTTTCCAACAAATGACAAACGGCGTATATACCCGGATGGCAATTCTTAGTCGAGTTCTTCGTTACCAAGGATTGATGTAA
- a CDS encoding dihydroorotate dehydrogenase — translation MQETQRLAVELPGLSLKNPIIAASGTCGYGQEAAKKYNLNQLGSLVLKSTTLHPRQGNPRPRVCETSAGWLNANGLQNVGITAATNEKIPWLRKNYPQLPIIASAAGFSEDEYVKVVSKFANTAGVKAIELNVSCPNVKHGGMAMGTDPEVLQRLVKQVVKAALGIPIYVKLTPNVTNIVPLAQAAEQGGANGLTMINTLTGLSIDLKTRRPALANVTGGLSGPAIKPLALRMIHQVRQVSSLPIIGVGGIESAEDVLEFMMAGANAVQIGAASFHDPLACPKIAADLPIVMGRYGIKKLTDLWEVRF, via the coding sequence ATGCAAGAAACACAACGATTAGCAGTTGAATTGCCGGGATTATCACTAAAAAATCCGATTATTGCGGCAAGTGGGACTTGTGGGTATGGGCAAGAAGCAGCTAAAAAGTATAATCTTAATCAGTTAGGCTCCCTTGTGTTAAAATCCACTACCCTCCATCCCCGCCAAGGTAATCCACGTCCGCGAGTTTGTGAAACCAGTGCCGGTTGGCTTAATGCTAATGGTCTTCAGAATGTGGGCATTACCGCAGCAACTAATGAAAAAATTCCGTGGTTACGAAAAAATTATCCGCAACTACCGATTATTGCAAGTGCTGCTGGTTTTTCTGAAGACGAATACGTTAAAGTCGTTAGTAAATTTGCTAATACGGCTGGGGTGAAAGCAATTGAATTAAACGTGTCATGTCCGAATGTAAAACACGGCGGGATGGCAATGGGAACTGATCCAGAAGTACTGCAACGATTAGTAAAACAAGTAGTTAAAGCTGCCCTAGGAATTCCTATCTATGTAAAGCTAACACCAAATGTAACTAATATTGTTCCTCTCGCGCAAGCGGCTGAGCAAGGGGGCGCTAATGGCCTGACGATGATTAATACGTTAACGGGATTAAGCATCGACTTAAAAACCCGACGCCCGGCTTTAGCTAATGTAACGGGCGGTTTATCAGGTCCTGCAATTAAGCCTTTAGCATTAAGAATGATTCACCAGGTACGCCAGGTTTCTTCTTTGCCTATCATCGGCGTGGGTGGAATTGAGTCAGCTGAAGATGTCCTTGAATTTATGATGGCAGGTGCTAATGCTGTTCAAATCGGGGCAGCTAGTTTTCATGATCCATTGGCTTGTCCGAAAATTGCAGCTGATTTACCAATCGTAATGGGTAGATACGGGATTAAGAAACTGACGGATTTATGGGAGGTAAGATTTTGA
- a CDS encoding HAD hydrolase-like protein — protein sequence MKGCLIMDGAIFSFNNIFVNTNKLSFTAWQRFAMYEFGMGLPGKLASQFDNLTPSQGLSLALAHFNANPAPSEKASMIAEWQKFLNEEADSLSEKDQLPGIKRLLLNLYDHYVKIAVLDANGDVQNVLKQIDLDNYVDSIVKTNDKENPYLTAVNQLNLIGANCIGVGTTAHDIENIHHINAIAIGVGDAKTLASADYQVVQVGDLRYPMLQKIWEDKQ from the coding sequence ATGAAGGGATGTTTAATCATGGACGGTGCGATTTTTTCGTTTAATAATATCTTTGTTAATACAAATAAGTTATCCTTTACTGCATGGCAACGTTTTGCAATGTATGAATTTGGGATGGGATTACCTGGAAAATTAGCTTCCCAATTCGATAACCTTACTCCTTCGCAGGGGCTCTCCCTAGCCTTAGCCCATTTTAATGCTAATCCTGCCCCAAGCGAAAAGGCTTCAATGATTGCAGAATGGCAAAAATTTCTTAACGAAGAAGCGGATAGCCTAAGTGAAAAGGATCAACTTCCAGGAATTAAGCGTCTTTTACTAAATCTCTATGATCATTACGTTAAAATTGCCGTGTTAGATGCTAATGGGGATGTACAAAATGTTCTTAAACAAATTGACCTTGATAATTATGTCGATAGTATCGTTAAGACTAATGATAAAGAAAACCCATATCTAACTGCTGTTAATCAATTAAATCTTATCGGAGCTAATTGCATTGGAGTTGGAACGACAGCTCATGATATCGAGAATATTCATCACATAAATGCGATTGCAATTGGTGTTGGTGATGCCAAAACATTAGCAAGTGCAGATTATCAAGTAGTACAAGTTGGCGACTTACGCTACCCAATGCTCCAAAAGATTTGGGAAGATAAACAATAA
- the ribB gene encoding 3,4-dihydroxy-2-butanone-4-phosphate synthase, which produces MQSQFSTVEEALNQLVNGGYIILADNEDRENEGDLVALGENVNADTIYEMLNEANGLMCVPVSEDIAKHLAFKPMVEHSTDPHQTPFMVTTDGTLEATGVTTGVSAFDRAATIRQIAKPTAQASDFNHPGHIQPLYAQPHGLRDRIGHTEAAVDLAYLAGKAPVAVIIEVLKSDGKMARRGNLSVLANRVHVPFITINQIIEYLDAKGIDYAADLAKVNA; this is translated from the coding sequence ATGCAAAGTCAATTTTCAACTGTTGAAGAAGCATTAAACCAATTAGTAAATGGTGGTTATATCATCTTAGCCGATAATGAAGATCGTGAAAACGAAGGTGATTTAGTAGCTTTAGGTGAAAATGTCAACGCTGATACTATCTATGAAATGTTGAACGAGGCAAATGGTTTGATGTGTGTACCAGTAAGCGAAGATATTGCTAAGCATTTAGCGTTTAAGCCCATGGTAGAACATAGCACTGACCCACACCAAACACCATTTATGGTTACTACTGATGGTACCTTAGAAGCAACCGGTGTTACTACTGGTGTTTCCGCTTTTGACCGCGCAGCAACGATTCGGCAAATTGCCAAGCCAACTGCACAAGCATCTGACTTTAATCATCCCGGCCACATTCAACCTCTTTACGCCCAACCTCATGGATTAAGAGATCGAATCGGTCACACCGAAGCAGCTGTTGATCTTGCCTATTTAGCAGGGAAGGCACCAGTTGCTGTTATTATCGAAGTGTTAAAGAGTGACGGCAAGATGGCTCGTCGTGGTAATCTGTCAGTCCTCGCTAACCGAGTTCATGTACCATTTATTACAATCAATCAAATTATTGAGTATTTGGACGCAAAGGGAATCGATTATGCCGCTGACCTCGCTAAAGTAAATGCTTAA
- a CDS encoding IS30 family transposase, whose translation MTYTHLTTNELTIIAHSFVQKLKAYRVAQMINRCAETVYRVYRYLETGASIADYQDHYMRNKQRCGRKRTQLSLAELTYINDKIAQGWTPDTIIGRAERPISCNRRTLYRMFERGQFGFDVRSLPMRGKRHPNGYVERRGKAGQLGRSIHERAKDFPHYATEFGHLEADTVQGKKHQGAVMTLTERQLKVEIVLNVHEKTADAINQHLSQWLRKFPRHFFKSITFDNGKEFAGWREIANQFDLHTYFAEVGAPNQRGLNENNNGLLRRDGLTKQLDFRNLPDELVTQLMSKRNNLPRKSLGYRTPYEVFMSYVTDEQLFSF comes from the coding sequence ATGACTTACACCCATCTTACCACAAACGAGCTGACAATCATCGCCCATTCTTTCGTGCAAAAGCTTAAAGCGTACCGAGTGGCCCAAATGATCAACCGTTGCGCCGAAACCGTTTATCGCGTTTATCGTTACCTGGAAACCGGTGCCTCAATTGCTGATTATCAAGATCACTATATGCGCAATAAGCAACGTTGTGGCCGAAAACGTACTCAGTTGTCACTGGCTGAACTCACTTATATCAACGACAAAATTGCCCAGGGGTGGACGCCTGATACCATTATTGGGCGCGCTGAGCGCCCAATTAGTTGTAACCGGCGAACTCTTTACCGGATGTTTGAACGTGGCCAGTTCGGCTTCGATGTCCGTTCCTTGCCGATGCGAGGTAAGCGGCACCCGAATGGCTATGTCGAGCGCCGCGGGAAGGCTGGCCAATTGGGGCGAAGTATTCACGAGCGTGCCAAGGACTTTCCGCACTATGCCACTGAATTTGGGCACCTTGAAGCTGATACCGTCCAAGGCAAAAAGCACCAAGGGGCGGTAATGACCCTGACCGAACGCCAATTGAAGGTCGAAATTGTACTCAATGTGCACGAAAAGACGGCTGATGCGATTAACCAACACTTAAGTCAGTGGCTTCGGAAATTCCCGCGGCACTTCTTCAAATCGATTACCTTTGACAACGGAAAAGAATTCGCCGGCTGGCGCGAGATTGCCAATCAATTTGACCTTCACACTTACTTTGCCGAGGTTGGTGCTCCCAATCAACGAGGGCTGAACGAAAACAACAACGGTCTTTTACGCCGGGATGGCTTAACGAAACAGCTAGATTTCCGCAATCTTCCTGATGAATTGGTAACCCAACTGATGAGTAAGCGAAATAACCTGCCCCGTAAATCACTAGGCTATCGAACTCCATATGAAGTATTCATGTCTTACGTCACTGATGAGCAACTATTTTCTTTCTAA
- a CDS encoding SAM-dependent methyltransferase, which yields MLEKTFYKSLLKHSFNIPVKIVFWDGSSVFYGDETPEVTITFNEKIPMRDITKNASIALGEAYMDKKIEIQGSIQELIESAYESADSFMRSSKFRKFLPKQGHSEKESENDVQSHYDVGNDFYKLWLDDTLTYSCAYFTDGNHDDLTKAQVDKVHHILKKLDPKPGKTLLDIGCGWGTLMLTAAKEYGLKVTGVTLSEEQYRLVKERIEKEGLQDVAEVKLIDYRELGDQKWDYITSVGMFEHVGKENLRLYFKDIQGYLADDGVALIHGITRQQGGAYNGWINKYIFPGGYVPGLEEMIGHIEENHMQIADIEMLRRHYQRTLEIWDMNFNEHRDQILDMMGERFTRMWDLYLQACAASFESGNIDVIQYLITKGPSGKNLPMTRDYMTK from the coding sequence ATGTTAGAAAAGACGTTCTATAAGTCACTACTAAAGCACTCGTTTAACATTCCCGTAAAGATCGTATTTTGGGATGGATCAAGTGTTTTTTATGGTGACGAAACTCCTGAGGTAACTATCACCTTTAACGAAAAAATTCCAATGCGTGATATTACCAAGAACGCCTCAATTGCACTTGGGGAAGCCTACATGGATAAGAAGATCGAGATCCAGGGTAGCATTCAAGAATTGATCGAATCAGCCTATGAAAGTGCTGATAGTTTTATGCGGAGTTCTAAGTTCCGCAAATTTTTGCCTAAACAAGGTCACTCAGAAAAAGAGAGTGAAAATGATGTTCAAAGTCATTATGATGTTGGAAACGACTTTTATAAATTATGGCTTGATGACACGCTAACTTACTCATGTGCTTACTTTACTGATGGCAACCATGATGATCTTACAAAAGCACAAGTTGATAAGGTTCATCACATCTTAAAGAAGCTTGATCCAAAGCCTGGCAAAACATTGCTTGACATCGGATGTGGTTGGGGAACATTAATGTTAACCGCTGCTAAAGAATACGGTTTAAAAGTTACCGGGGTTACTTTAAGCGAAGAACAATACCGCCTTGTTAAGGAACGGATTGAAAAAGAAGGTTTGCAAGACGTTGCCGAAGTTAAACTTATTGATTATCGTGAACTTGGTGACCAAAAGTGGGATTACATTACATCCGTTGGTATGTTTGAACACGTCGGAAAAGAAAATCTGCGTCTTTACTTTAAGGATATCCAAGGTTACCTTGCCGATGATGGGGTTGCCTTGATTCATGGTATTACTCGTCAACAAGGCGGTGCATATAATGGGTGGATTAACAAGTATATCTTCCCTGGCGGCTATGTACCTGGTCTTGAAGAAATGATCGGTCACATCGAAGAAAATCATATGCAAATTGCTGATATTGAAATGCTCCGCCGTCATTATCAACGTACCCTCGAAATTTGGGATATGAACTTTAATGAACATCGTGACCAAATTCTTGATATGATGGGTGAACGTTTTACACGAATGTGGGATCTATATCTTCAAGCATGTGCTGCATCATTTGAATCGGGAAACATTGATGTTATTCAATACTTGATTACTAAGGGTCCATCAGGTAAAAACTTACCAATGACTCGGGATTACATGACAAAATAG